A window from Enterocloster bolteae encodes these proteins:
- a CDS encoding SPFH domain-containing protein: MGIIKAVTTAVGGALADQWLEAVEPDDMGDRTVFVRGVQVRRGKGSNTKGSSDIVSDGSVIHVYPNQFMMLVDGGKIVDYTAEEGYYKVSHSSMPSMFNGQFGEALKESFNRIRFGGVTPGAQKVYYVNLQEIKGIKFGTRNPVNYFDNFYNAELFLRAHGTYSIKVTDPIKFYAEVIPKNADHVEIDSINEQYLSEFLEALQTSINQMSADGTRISYVTSRSRELGQYMAQTLDEEWTRMRGMEIQAVGIASITYDEESQNLINLRNRGAMMSDPSIREGYVQTTIAEGLKNAGSNDSGAMAGFMGMGMGMQMGGGFMGAASNTNMQQMQMNQAPGQMPGNTGMPGMGGHPTGGQPAGNQPMGGQPAGGQPMGSQPMGGQPMGSQPMGGQPAGGQPMASQPVGVQPAGSQWAVPNQMAGTQPGSAGMAGQMPGTQPGSAWTCPGCGTSNTGKFCGECGHPRPDTPWTCACGNINTGKFCSDCGKPRP, from the coding sequence ATGGGAATCATTAAAGCAGTTACCACAGCAGTGGGAGGAGCCCTGGCAGACCAGTGGCTGGAGGCCGTAGAGCCGGATGATATGGGGGACAGAACCGTCTTTGTCCGGGGCGTCCAGGTGCGCAGGGGAAAGGGATCTAATACAAAGGGTTCATCTGATATTGTGTCAGACGGTTCCGTCATCCATGTGTATCCCAACCAGTTTATGATGCTGGTGGACGGCGGAAAAATAGTGGATTATACGGCGGAGGAAGGCTACTACAAGGTCAGCCATTCCTCCATGCCCTCCATGTTTAACGGGCAGTTTGGAGAGGCTTTGAAGGAGTCATTTAACCGTATCCGTTTCGGTGGCGTGACACCGGGGGCTCAGAAGGTATATTATGTCAACCTTCAGGAGATAAAGGGAATTAAATTCGGCACCCGCAACCCAGTGAATTATTTTGACAACTTTTACAATGCAGAGCTGTTCCTGAGGGCCCATGGAACGTATTCCATCAAAGTGACAGACCCCATTAAATTTTACGCTGAGGTCATTCCAAAGAATGCAGACCATGTGGAAATAGACTCCATCAATGAGCAGTACCTGTCGGAGTTCCTGGAGGCTTTGCAGACATCCATCAACCAGATGTCAGCAGACGGCACCAGGATATCCTACGTCACATCCAGGAGCCGGGAGCTGGGACAGTATATGGCCCAGACGCTGGATGAGGAATGGACCCGGATGCGGGGCATGGAGATACAGGCAGTGGGTATTGCCAGCATTACCTACGACGAGGAATCCCAGAACCTGATTAACCTGAGGAACCGGGGCGCTATGATGAGTGATCCGTCAATCAGGGAGGGGTATGTGCAGACTACCATTGCGGAGGGGCTTAAAAATGCAGGTTCCAACGACAGCGGAGCCATGGCCGGTTTTATGGGCATGGGGATGGGAATGCAGATGGGCGGCGGCTTCATGGGCGCGGCATCCAACACCAACATGCAGCAGATGCAGATGAACCAGGCCCCGGGCCAGATGCCCGGAAATACCGGAATGCCGGGGATGGGAGGCCATCCGACGGGAGGTCAGCCAGCGGGCAATCAGCCGATGGGAGGCCAGCCGGCGGGAGGTCAGCCGATGGGAAGTCAGCCGATGGGAGGTCAGCCGATGGGAAGTCAGCCGATGGGAGGTCAGCCGGCGGGAGGTCAGCCGATGGCCAGCCAGCCAGTGGGCGTCCAGCCGGCCGGAAGCCAGTGGGCTGTGCCCAACCAGATGGCCGGAACGCAGCCGGGCAGCGCGGGAATGGCCGGTCAGATGCCCGGAACACAGCCGGGCAGCGCATGGACCTGCCCCGGCTGCGGGACCTCTAATACGGGTAAGTTCTGCGGCGAGTGCGGCCATCCCCGTCCCGATACACCGTGGACCTGTGCCTGCGGAAACATCAATACGGGAAAATTCTGCAGCGATTGCGGGAAACCAAGGCCCTAA
- a CDS encoding sensor histidine kinase: protein MKSDMSRRYHTRVVTNILYSAVISCLVEIFLVTNVSMIARYMEESGRMNRLLQAVLDYHVAVVLVYVVSGLVLFAVTFMILQEPYIRYISNISDAVQSISEGNLNTTIDVIGDDEFSSMAANLNKMVEDIRELMDKERESERTKNELITNVAHDLRTPLTSIIGYLELLAGNSKIPAQMQHKYIEIAYGKARRLEKLIEDLFGFTKLNYGRISMHVSQLDVVKLLGQLLEEAYPNFVEKNLSYDLQSNVPVKIITADGNLLARLFDNLIGNAIKYGADGKRVLVKILAQEDVVTVSITNYGYVIPPEELPLIFNKFYRVEQSRSSSTGGTGLGLAIAKEIVDMHGGTINVTSDLDGTVFTVKLQVNFDINKENFGTIS from the coding sequence TTGAAAAGTGATATGAGCAGGCGCTACCATACCCGGGTTGTTACCAACATTCTATACAGCGCTGTCATTTCCTGTCTGGTGGAAATATTTCTGGTGACCAACGTGTCCATGATCGCCAGATACATGGAAGAGTCCGGACGTATGAACCGCCTGCTTCAGGCTGTGCTGGATTACCATGTGGCGGTGGTGCTGGTCTATGTGGTATCCGGGCTGGTGCTGTTCGCGGTGACGTTTATGATTCTGCAGGAACCCTATATCCGCTATATCAGCAATATATCAGATGCGGTTCAGAGCATATCAGAAGGCAATCTGAACACCACCATTGATGTGATTGGGGATGACGAGTTCTCCAGTATGGCTGCCAACCTTAACAAGATGGTGGAGGATATACGGGAACTGATGGATAAGGAGAGGGAATCGGAGCGCACCAAAAACGAGCTCATAACCAATGTGGCCCACGACCTGCGCACACCCCTTACATCCATCATCGGATACCTGGAGCTGTTGGCCGGCAACAGTAAGATACCGGCGCAGATGCAGCACAAGTACATAGAGATTGCATATGGAAAGGCGCGGCGACTGGAAAAGCTGATTGAAGATCTGTTTGGGTTTACCAAGCTCAATTATGGCAGGATATCCATGCATGTATCCCAGCTGGATGTGGTAAAACTGCTGGGACAGCTTCTGGAGGAGGCATACCCGAACTTTGTGGAAAAGAACCTGTCATATGATCTGCAGAGCAATGTACCGGTAAAAATCATAACAGCTGACGGCAATCTGCTTGCCCGTCTGTTCGATAACCTGATTGGCAATGCCATCAAGTATGGCGCCGACGGAAAAAGAGTCCTGGTAAAGATACTGGCCCAGGAGGATGTGGTGACGGTCTCCATTACAAATTACGGTTATGTCATACCGCCGGAGGAGCTGCCTCTGATATTCAACAAGTTTTACCGGGTGGAACAGTCCCGTTCCAGCAGTACGGGGGGCACGGGCCTGGGACTTGCCATTGCAAAGGAAATAGTGGACATGCACGGGGGAACCATCAATGTGACCAGCGATTTGGACGGCACCGTGTTCACGGTAAAACTTCAGGTGAATTTTGACATCAATAAAGAGAATTTTGGAACCATTAGCTGA
- a CDS encoding ABC transporter ATP-binding protein, with protein sequence MLEIRGLHKIYGKYHALSGLDMTVETGALYGFVGPNGAGKTTTIKIMTGLLEAEEGRITINGMNARFDLGKLKSMIGYVPDFFGVYDNLTVSEYMEFFAACHHINGLVARKRYTALLEQVGLEDKLDFFVDGLSRGMKQRLCLARALIHDPAILILDEPTSGLDPRTRFEFREILKELQESGKTIVISSHVLSELSELCTDIGIIDQGRMVLEGNIDDILSRVNTSNPLVISVFTNIDKALSILKSHPCVQTISLREQDICVRFAGDAQDEALLLQQLIDSDVLVNGFTREKGSLESVFMQLTEHEEERVVLSYDAKSGL encoded by the coding sequence ATGCTGGAGATAAGAGGATTACACAAGATATACGGAAAATACCACGCATTAAGCGGCCTGGACATGACGGTGGAGACCGGCGCCCTCTATGGGTTTGTGGGGCCCAACGGAGCCGGAAAGACCACTACCATTAAAATCATGACAGGACTCCTGGAGGCAGAGGAAGGCAGGATTACCATAAACGGCATGAACGCCCGTTTTGACCTGGGAAAGCTGAAGTCCATGATTGGCTATGTACCTGATTTTTTCGGGGTTTACGATAACCTGACCGTGTCGGAATACATGGAATTTTTTGCGGCCTGCCACCACATAAACGGTCTGGTGGCAAGGAAACGATATACGGCCCTGCTGGAGCAGGTGGGGCTGGAGGATAAGCTGGATTTCTTTGTGGACGGACTGTCCAGGGGTATGAAGCAGAGGCTGTGCCTGGCCAGGGCCCTGATTCACGATCCGGCCATCCTTATACTGGATGAACCCACTTCAGGTCTGGATCCCAGGACCCGTTTTGAGTTCAGGGAGATATTAAAAGAGCTCCAGGAGTCGGGCAAAACCATAGTAATCAGTTCCCATGTCCTGTCTGAGCTGTCCGAGCTCTGTACGGATATAGGAATCATAGACCAGGGAAGGATGGTGCTGGAGGGAAATATAGACGATATCCTGTCCAGGGTCAATACCTCCAACCCGCTGGTTATATCTGTGTTCACCAACATAGACAAGGCGCTGTCCATTCTTAAGAGCCATCCCTGCGTGCAGACCATATCCCTGCGGGAGCAGGATATATGCGTACGGTTTGCAGGTGATGCCCAGGACGAGGCCCTGCTGCTCCAGCAGCTCATTGACAGCGATGTGCTGGTTAACGGATTCACCCGGGAAAAGGGAAGCCTGGAATCCGTATTTATGCAGCTGACAGAACATGAAGAGGAAAGGGTGGTGTTGTCTTATGATGCAAAATCCGGTCTATAG
- a CDS encoding ABC transporter permease yields MMQNPVYSREMKVSSRSIRLPLIIVLFNGILSMVTLLNMYSAVAQVESTAVIQYSSFMDMYEFVTTIEFILLMFIVPAVTAASISGERERQTLELMLTTQMTASQVVIGKLMSALSTLLLLIVSSFPAVAMVFVYGGITWQDILSLLMCYITVAFFAGSLGICFSALFKRSTISTVVTYGVLIAVVAGTYFINKFSLSLSSMNINNSVVAYGFGENVVKPSSGNVIYLLLINPAATFYTIINGQMGGSAPTAKMAGYFGMQSTGFVMENWIIISIVIQLSIAALMIWVAIKAVEPVKRRRRQKKASKKGD; encoded by the coding sequence ATGATGCAAAATCCGGTCTATAGCCGGGAGATGAAGGTCAGTTCCAGAAGTATCCGGCTGCCCCTCATTATCGTGCTGTTCAACGGAATCCTGTCCATGGTCACACTGCTCAACATGTATTCCGCCGTGGCCCAGGTAGAGTCCACAGCAGTTATCCAGTACAGCAGCTTTATGGATATGTATGAGTTTGTCACCACCATTGAGTTTATACTGCTGATGTTCATAGTGCCGGCCGTGACAGCGGCCAGCATAAGCGGGGAGCGGGAGAGGCAGACCCTGGAACTGATGCTCACCACCCAGATGACGGCGTCACAGGTGGTAATTGGGAAGCTGATGAGCGCGCTGAGCACGCTGCTTTTGCTGATTGTGTCCAGTTTCCCGGCAGTGGCCATGGTATTTGTCTATGGAGGAATCACCTGGCAGGACATCCTGTCCCTTCTTATGTGCTATATAACAGTGGCCTTTTTTGCGGGAAGCCTGGGAATCTGTTTTTCAGCCCTGTTCAAGCGGTCAACCATATCCACGGTAGTTACCTACGGAGTGCTGATAGCCGTGGTGGCCGGGACATACTTCATAAATAAGTTTTCGCTCTCCCTGTCCTCCATGAATATAAATAATTCAGTGGTGGCTTATGGGTTCGGGGAAAATGTGGTCAAACCATCATCAGGAAATGTGATTTATCTGCTGCTTATTAATCCTGCGGCTACATTTTATACAATCATAAACGGACAGATGGGAGGCAGCGCGCCCACAGCCAAGATGGCGGGATATTTTGGTATGCAGTCCACTGGTTTTGTGATGGAGAACTGGATTATCATCAGCATTGTGATTCAGCTGTCCATAGCAGCGCTTATGATTTGGGTGGCCATCAAGGCAGTGGAGCCGGTTAAGCGCAGGCGCAGACAGAAGAAGGCATCTAAGAAAGGGGATTAA